The genome window AAAAATCAAACTAGATGTATGGAAATAGCTCTTATAATACAAATGGATCATGGGTTTAATCCGTCAACTTTTACTGCAAGAACAGTTGCTTCAACACTAGCAAATTTTTATTCAGCAACAAGTGCGGCAGTCGGCGCTTTAAGTGGTTCATTACATGGTGGGGCAAGTGTTTTGACTTTAGAAATGCTAGAAAAAGCTAAACAAAGTGAAAATGTTTCTTTATTTGTTCAAAATTTATTGCATTCTGGTGGGAAAATTATGGGTATGGGGCATAGAGTTTATAAAACAGTTGATCCTAGAGCAATTATTTTTAAAGATCTTTTAACCCAGCTAACAGCTAAAGAAGAAAAAACTAGTGATTTAAAAATTTTAAACCAAATAGAAGAAGAAGCAAGAAAGTATTTTAAAGAAAAAATGTTACCTATTTTTGTAAATGTAGATTTTTGGAGTGGTTCTGTTTATAAAAAACTTGGTATACATCCTGTATTATATTCGGCAATATTCGCTGCAGCTAGAATGGTTGGTTGGTGTTCGCATATTTTAGAATTACGACAAAATAATAGAGTTTATAGTCCGCTTTCTAATTATAATGGTGAAACTAATATTCCTTATATTCCTATTGAACAAAGATGAATTAATTTAAATTACTTGGAGTTAAAGTGTTTTTTATTTATGAAATGTGTCAAAAAATAATCTTATATATTTTAAAAATTTTTTATTTTTTTATAAAAGATAAAAAATTTAGAAGATTTGTTTATTTAAGAGATTCTGAAATTTTTCTTAAAAAAATTAAAGATTTAAAAGTTGAAAGTGGAAAAGAAATATACTGGTTCCATGTAGCAAGTGCTGGAGAAATGGAACAAGCTATACCTGTGGCAAGAAAATTATCTAAAGATTTAAATGTTCAATTTTTTGTTACTTACTATTCGCCTAGTGCAGAACCATTTTTGAAGAATTTTCCAAATATAATTGTGGCCCTCGGCTTACCAATTGATATTCGTAAAATTTACATATATGCAATAAAAAAAATGAACATAAAAAAAATATTTTTTGTTCGCTATGACATATGGCCATCTTTGTTTTATGTAAGTAAAATGAATTATCTTCAAATTAATTTATTATCTGCTTCTGAAAAGAAGACTAAAAATGGAATTTTTGGATATTTTAGTGCAAAATGGAATAAAAAATATTATAAAAATATAGATAATATTTTCGCGGTTTCAAAAGAAGATTTTAAATATTTTTCTAAAATAAATGCAAATAGTAATGTGTATTTAGCTGGTGATGCTAAATGGGCAAGGGCTTTTGAAAGGGCTAATTCATTATCAGAAAAAAAACTAGAGTATGATTTTTCTTGTTTTTTTTCTTTTTGTTTAGATCAAAAAAAGCTTATGCAAAAAAAATGTATTGTTTTTGGTTCTCCTCATAAAGAGGAGCATCATATATCAATCTTACTAACAAGCTTATTAAATGAATATTTTATAATTTATGTCCCGCATGATGTAAAAGAAGAAAGTTGTGGAAAAATAAAAAAAGAATTTGAAGAAAAAAATTGTAAAGTAATATTTTATTCAGAAATTGTTAAATTTCTAAAAAGTAATTTAATTGAAGAAAATAATACGAATTTTAATTTAAAATATGACTTAGAGATGGATAAAAATTATCAAATAAATAAAAATTATAATGTTTATAATTTAAAGTATAATGCGCATTATTTAGCTGATTTTCTTAGCCAATATGAAGTCATTATTTTTGATAAAATTGGCTATTTAGCAGAAATTTATGAAGTGGCTGATGTTGCCATTATTGGAGGTGGATTTGACGGGCAAATTCACAATGTTTTGGAAGCGGCAGCACATGCAGTGCCGGTATTACTAGGAAATTCTTTTCATAGAGCTAGAGAAGCTGCTGATTTGGTGAATTCTGAAGCAGCTATTTCTTTCCAAAACCCAAATGAGATGTTTCAATTTCTTGTTCAGTGGGTTAGTTTGAAAGAGAAGGGAAGTGACTCAACCCAACATCCTAGTATTCGTCTTAGTCAGGCTAGAACAAAGACGATAGAGTTATTTAAAAGTATTCCTGATACAAGTGAAATTATCTTGAATACCCTTTTACAGCAGGGGGTAAAAAAGAGAAATCTCTAGGTAATTCCACTTGTGTTTGGATTTTGAACCTTTTTGAAAAAAGAATATGAGTTATGGTCGCTAAGCAACTAGTTATAAATAGCACCTCCTACGAAACGCGCGTTGCGCTGATAGAAGGAGGTCAAGTATCGGAATATTACATAGAAAGAAGTCGAGATAGAGGTATCGTAGGAGGAATTTATAAAGGCAAAATAATTAGAGTTTTACCTGGAATGCAAAGTTGTTTTGTTGATATTGGCCTTGAAAGAGCTGCTTTTTTATATGGTGGCGATATAAAACCAGAAGGCTCTTATGAGCTTCCTGAGGGCTTTGATGAAGAAGGAAAAGGTCTTCATTCACAAAGTGAAGACGAAGAAAATTCTGAATCTAGTATTCAAAAAAGTATTGTGAAAAATTATAAAATTTCTGATTTAGTTAAAGAAGGTCAAGAAATACTTGTACAAGTTGCTAAAGATGCCATTAGTACTAAAGGGGCACGGGTTACTACCTACCTCAGTTTACCTGGTAGATATGTAGTATTAATGCCTAGTATTAATCATATTGGTGTAAGCAGAAGAATTCAAAGTGAAGACGAACGAACAAGATTACGAGCTATTGTACAAAAAATAAAACCTGAAGGTGCTGGAATCATAGTACGAACTGCGAGTGAAAATGTCCCTGATGAGAAAATTATTGCAGATATAGATTTTTTGGTAAAACTTTGGGATTCCTTAAAGACTAAAAGTTTAAAATCTAAATCCCCTTGTTTAGTTCATGAAGATCTTGATTTGGTATTTCGTGCAACAAGAGATTTAATATCTCGTGATTTAGATAGAATTGTTATTGATGATAAAAAAAGATATGAGGATCTTGTCAGATTTTTAAATAGATTTAGTGTGAAATTAGGCGCTCAAGTTCAATTATACCAAGGTGATACTCAAATATTTGATGCTTTCGGTATAGAACAAGAAGTTTCAAGAGCATTAGGTTCAAAAGTTTGGTTAAAATCTGGTGGATATTTAATCATTGAACAAACTGAAGCTCTAACTGCAATTGATGTGAATACAGGAAGATATGTAGGGAATAAATCTCTTGGTGATACTATTGTAAAAACTAATCTTGAAGCAGTAAAAGAAATTGTTCAACAATTGAGATTAAGAAATATTGGTGGAATTATAATACTTGATTTTATTGATATGGACAGAAGTGATGATAGAGATAAAGTTTTTTTGGCTTTAATTGAAGAATTAAAAAAAGATAAAGCTAAAACTACTGTACTTAGAATCTCGGAAATGGGATTAGTACAAATGACGAGAAAACGCACTGAGGAAAGCTTATTGCAAAAAATGACTGTTGATTGCCCATATTGTGATGGAAATGGACATGTTAAAAGTCCCGCAACAATTTCTTGTGAAGTTATTAGAGAATTATTAAGAGAATTTTCACGTTCAAATAATGAAGGTTTTGTTGTTAAAGCACACGCACAAGTAGCAGATAGATTATTAGAAGAAGACAAAATTTTTCTGGATGAATTAAAAATAAAATATAGTAAGAAAATAGTAGTGAAATCTTTCGTAGATTATCACTTAGAGCATTTTGAAATTGCCCCAATACGTTTTGAATAAAATCTTACATAATTTAATTTAAAAAGAAGTTTAATGCCCAACACAGTTTGGGGAATTTATTGTGCTGTTATTCTTTTTTTTCCATTCTTCTTCTGTAAAAGTATGTAAAGAACAAGCTTTGATTAAGGTAAACTCTTCTTTTAATATATCATTAATTAATCTATGCCGATTTAACAATGATTTATTTTCAAATTCGTTAGATACGACTTCAATTTTAAAATGAGTTTCTGATCCTTTTGGGACACTATGCTTGTAGCTTTCATTTATAACTTTTATTAATATACTAGGGAGGTTTTGCTTTAATTTTATTTCAATTTTTTCTTGAATATTCATATAATGCCAGTTAAGAGTTGAGAAAAATATTGTGAAGATTGAAGAAATAGCTCCAATTTGTTAGTTAATTGTTGCTTAAAACAAAGTAACAAAGGAGCTACCAATGGATTGGCAGAACCAACTCATTACCGTTTACCTTACTTCCTGCAAATTTTTTTCTCAACTTTCTCCCTACATTTTTTTAAAAATAAGTCCTAATTCAAATCCTTCGTTTACTGATGAAGAAACCATCACAATTTACATCTTTGGAATTTTGAA of Pigmentibacter sp. JX0631 contains these proteins:
- a CDS encoding citrate/2-methylcitrate synthase gives rise to the protein MSHQEPTKQNDDLKYNMRDMVADSTSVSWVDGINGRLFYRGINIAELAAHATFEETAWLLLTGKLPTKSRLDSFQWGLSNMSHSQEKVIRIIEEFPQYSNPLLVLQTCLASLACIDREDEYLEEENYIEKVMRIISQTPVILSAAYRHYLGVPLLEPRSDLSFVENFIYMLFGKIPTKNQTRCMEIALIIQMDHGFNPSTFTARTVASTLANFYSATSAAVGALSGSLHGGASVLTLEMLEKAKQSENVSLFVQNLLHSGGKIMGMGHRVYKTVDPRAIIFKDLLTQLTAKEEKTSDLKILNQIEEEARKYFKEKMLPIFVNVDFWSGSVYKKLGIHPVLYSAIFAAARMVGWCSHILELRQNNRVYSPLSNYNGETNIPYIPIEQR
- a CDS encoding glycosyltransferase N-terminal domain-containing protein; the encoded protein is MFFIYEMCQKIILYILKIFYFFIKDKKFRRFVYLRDSEIFLKKIKDLKVESGKEIYWFHVASAGEMEQAIPVARKLSKDLNVQFFVTYYSPSAEPFLKNFPNIIVALGLPIDIRKIYIYAIKKMNIKKIFFVRYDIWPSLFYVSKMNYLQINLLSASEKKTKNGIFGYFSAKWNKKYYKNIDNIFAVSKEDFKYFSKINANSNVYLAGDAKWARAFERANSLSEKKLEYDFSCFFSFCLDQKKLMQKKCIVFGSPHKEEHHISILLTSLLNEYFIIYVPHDVKEESCGKIKKEFEEKNCKVIFYSEIVKFLKSNLIEENNTNFNLKYDLEMDKNYQINKNYNVYNLKYNAHYLADFLSQYEVIIFDKIGYLAEIYEVADVAIIGGGFDGQIHNVLEAAAHAVPVLLGNSFHRAREAADLVNSEAAISFQNPNEMFQFLVQWVSLKEKGSDSTQHPSIRLSQARTKTIELFKSIPDTSEIILNTLLQQGVKKRNL
- a CDS encoding Rne/Rng family ribonuclease; the encoded protein is MVAKQLVINSTSYETRVALIEGGQVSEYYIERSRDRGIVGGIYKGKIIRVLPGMQSCFVDIGLERAAFLYGGDIKPEGSYELPEGFDEEGKGLHSQSEDEENSESSIQKSIVKNYKISDLVKEGQEILVQVAKDAISTKGARVTTYLSLPGRYVVLMPSINHIGVSRRIQSEDERTRLRAIVQKIKPEGAGIIVRTASENVPDEKIIADIDFLVKLWDSLKTKSLKSKSPCLVHEDLDLVFRATRDLISRDLDRIVIDDKKRYEDLVRFLNRFSVKLGAQVQLYQGDTQIFDAFGIEQEVSRALGSKVWLKSGGYLIIEQTEALTAIDVNTGRYVGNKSLGDTIVKTNLEAVKEIVQQLRLRNIGGIIILDFIDMDRSDDRDKVFLALIEELKKDKAKTTVLRISEMGLVQMTRKRTEESLLQKMTVDCPYCDGNGHVKSPATISCEVIRELLREFSRSNNEGFVVKAHAQVADRLLEEDKIFLDELKIKYSKKIVVKSFVDYHLEHFEIAPIRFE
- a CDS encoding BolA/IbaG family iron-sulfur metabolism protein, whose translation is MNIQEKIEIKLKQNLPSILIKVINESYKHSVPKGSETHFKIEVVSNEFENKSLLNRHRLINDILKEEFTLIKACSLHTFTEEEWKKKNNSTINSPNCVGH